The Oreochromis niloticus isolate F11D_XX linkage group LG4, O_niloticus_UMD_NMBU, whole genome shotgun sequence DNA segment TTAATCTTTTCCGTTACTAGAGTCTACGCAGGAAGAGTCGTGTAACCAGTTCTTTGCAGCTAAAATGAGCCACCAAACTCCTCACATGTATATTTGatgatattaaaatatatttgagGTGATggctaaatatgtttttctctaCACTATGGAATCTTCTGCCTGAACAAAATCATTGGTCCAGCTGGACAAACAATCACTGAGTTTAGTTATTAATATATTTACTCTCCTACTAGAATTCCAGTGCTGAATACTCAATACTGTACAGAAATAAGAAATTGGTAAAGTAAACAAACTAATGCATGTATTTGTAAGCACGTAATGGAGACTGAAAACCgattaatgactttaaaaatgaaattaattgaTAACAATTTTTTGACAAATACAATGTAAGGAGGTGTGCAAAGTATCTGTATTTGTTTCCTGGGTTGCAGCCATGCACATGCTTCTCAATGTTGGGTTTATATGGAGTTTCTTTACAGTTGTAAAAACTGTTAAGTATGTTGTGATTAGCAAGCCCAAAAAGATCTTTCTATATAATACAAAGGCATGGCAAAAAACATTCTTACCTTAATGACAAAGTTTGAGTTCAGTGAAAGTGAGGGGAAGCTTCTTCTTCAGTTCTTCATCTACCTCATCTCACCTATCTCAATATTATTGCTGCAACATTTATTACACCACCTCTCTGCTCATGTCTGGATccaatatttatgtattattgcaGTTTCTCACTTTTAATTAAAGTTGTTTGTATTGCAATTCTGTATCAGGTGAAAGCCAAAAGTAAACTGTGTTAAATCAGTGCTGAACATTTGGTTCATTcgttctgtcttttcttttggttgtttttccttttgctttgtGTAGAACCAACTTTCCCCATGTTTCCTGTATCAGGTTGCTTCTGAGTAATGTGGCTGTAGGATGTAATGACAGGAAGCTCAGTGCTTACACTCGCCAAAAGACTTGAAACGAGtcagcatttttaattttttttcccgaACTTGTGGTTGGTCAGCAGCATGCCTAGTCAAAGATTACAAAGCTTTAAAGTATGTGCTATGTGAatgctctgttttctctgtcttgTGACAGTTAGCTAATTAAATGGAGCTTTGCCTCTGTTCATAAACCGTAGCATGTTGTATGTACCTCGtagcttcttttgttttttctttttgttgtttttctgctttataGATTTATCTCAATAGCTGGCATGTCCTCTGGAGTCTGAATTTATCAGCAAgttttaaacttcttttcaTTCAATGACTGATTTCCCTcattatattaattatattgTGATTACAAAACCAAGTTTAAATATGTAAGACTTTTCTGCTTTCTCTAAACCCCCTCTTTGTCAAATATTGAATAATTTCTTTCTACTTCCTTTCCAGCTGCCTTCCTCACACAGACGGTATGTTTGGATGATACAACAGTTAAGTTTGAAATCTGGGACACTGCTGGACAAGAACGGTATCACAGCTTGGCACCCATGTACTACAGAGGAGCCCAGGCTGCCATCGTGGTCTATGATATCACCAACACAGTAAGTAACATGCACTGTGACAGGACTGTGGACAGTCAAAAGTCGTATGTCATTTGTTTGCTGACCCTTGTCTTCCAGCTTGGGTTGATAATTGCTTAACAGCAATCAGACCTTtggccttgtttttttttttttcagtcaaatgtaaaatgaaaaacCTGCAGTAgtgatttaaattttaaaagcaCAGCGTTATGCAATGATGCACAttagacttttttcttttcattttttaaaggatacattCACACGTGCAAAGAACTGGGTGAAGGAGCTCCAGCGACAAGCCAGCCCGAATATTGTAATTGCAATTGCAGGAAACAAAGCAGACCTGGCCAACAAGAGAGCTGTAGATTTCCAGGTAATGAGGAAGTTCTGAAATCAATTGCTGAAGCTCGTGAAAGCTTCTGAAATTATTTAACAGACGATTGTGAATTCATACTgcttgcatttttctttttttaggaaGCACAAGCATATGCAGATGACAACAGTTTGCTCTTCATGGAAACCTCAGCTAAGACTGCAATGAATGTCAATGAGATTTTTATGGCTATAGGTAAGTGTTAGACAGGGATAATAGCTTATTAAGTATTGAAGTGGAAAATAAATCAGCAACCATCCTGATGATGGGAATTCTTAAAGTCTGGATTAAGTAATCATTTTCTTACAATGATGTGAAGAAATGATGATAAATGTCAAGAATGCAAGGTGGCAAACTTTAGACTTCATTTTTATGCACTGCTCAGTCCATCGGCCAAAATAATCATTTCATACAAGGAAGAAAAAGGGGGATTGCCAGAAATCAAAACATACTGCATAAGACCACTGATGGTCATTTCTCATGTAAATGTTTAATTGAATTGCTGAAGAttgtaaaatgtgaatttgCTGATTTTCTTCAGTTTGCATTACACTAAATTGGATAACGTTGGTGTTTGGACTgttcagaggaaaaaaaggctttttgcTATTGAGATATTGACACCAAAAATAGATTAGGATATTTTCCTCTGTCCTACAGTGCTATTTATAAATCTAGACTTGTTTGTGAGAGTTGCACAGTTCTGGAGATGTTGTCAGCATCTATGCCTTCTCATAATAACTAATAAatgataattattattattattattgaaccAGATGGCATTTGACTTGTTGTGGGCAAAGTAGAAAAAATAACCCTTTGAATGCATCGTCTGGTTTAGAAATGATACCccccacacacagagacacttgTGTACAAAGACCTTAAAGAAACCCTCTAAACCATGGTGTGGGCCTTCTGTTAGTATCGGCCAACTAAATGAAATGCTCACTGACAAGAGACGCCTTTTAATATTTACATCCTGTTACAAGTGTAAGCCTCTCATGGGTAAACAGGTGCCTAGTTCTACAGTCTGGCACCTTTCATGCTTTGCAGGTGTAGTTCAGTAAAAGAAACTGACGCTGCAGGTCGCATTTTCATGTCATTACCAGAAAAATTCTATCTGGAAAAATAGCCCTACATGTTCCTtttaagttattaaaaaaaatcttattacTAATGAAAATAGCAGGTTGTTGGACGCTTACTGTCATGTTATTATAGTACAGGAATTAAGTCTTTGTACTTTGTACCACAAAACAGCCAAGAAGCTTCCGAAAAACGAGCCTCAGGGTGCAGCAGGCGCCGGCGGACGAACCAGAGGTGGCGTGGACCTGCAGGAAGCTGCACCACAGGGCAGAAGTGGCCAGTGCTGCGGGGGCGGCAACTAGCACAATGAATCGGCTGATGCAACCAATCTAAAGCTTCGATCAACCCGACCAGAAATTAGCCAGCTGTCAAACGATGTCCCATTGGTCAAACCAAACCACGGTCAGACCAACCACCCTATGAGCAACACGGCACCAATTAACTGTTTGGCAAATGAATCCACTGGCCAGTAAACTGCCAGACTCCACTGATGGTTTAAACTGGCGAACCAAGCAACAGATCAAGAAATCAACTTATTCGTAGAGAATCATGTTTCATGCCAATCCATGACCTCTCGATTGATGATGGACCCTTGATGTCATCTTGGGGGGGAAAACGCATCCCATTCATGGAAGAAGGAAAAAGCAAAGCTCAGTCATTACCAGTGGCACTTACTAGCGCCactcatttttgtttctgtatttgTGTAAAGGATTTCAAAAAGTAATGCAACCAGAAGGAGTATAAGAAGACTCACTAGCCCTACCCTTTCTATTCTGCCCTCTTTCTTTCCCGTGCACCATAAATTTCTGAAGTTTTTCCCGTCTTGGTCTTGAGACACAGTTAAAACTCAAATAGAGGTGCATGCAGCATCCTTCACTTT contains these protein-coding regions:
- the rab5c gene encoding ras-related protein Rab-5C is translated as MAGRGGPARTNGTAASSKICQFKLVLLGESAVGKSSLVLRFVKGQFHEYQESTIGAAFLTQTVCLDDTTVKFEIWDTAGQERYHSLAPMYYRGAQAAIVVYDITNTDTFTRAKNWVKELQRQASPNIVIAIAGNKADLANKRAVDFQEAQAYADDNSLLFMETSAKTAMNVNEIFMAIAKKLPKNEPQGAAGAGGRTRGGVDLQEAAPQGRSGQCCGGGN